One window of the Onychostoma macrolepis isolate SWU-2019 chromosome 21, ASM1243209v1, whole genome shotgun sequence genome contains the following:
- the tnfrsfa gene encoding tumor necrosis factor receptor superfamily, member a, giving the protein MDKSTTMKVMVPIIVALIHVGHGAAELGFAGDLQNRTARQLNCMENQEYPHIGFCCKNCEAGTYVKQKCSSDQEKGICAPCEKGTYAEHPTGMDQCLQCSQCHRDQIVVAECTETSNTKCECKPSTFCLPDEPCEVCKKCAKCKADEEEVSHCTATSNTKCRKRNSPPTEGPTDKPSASDSTVTTAVVILVLFLLIIPIVVGMIFFYKRRQRQLSDTPGDLNDVKISIDEHPRSEEEQENSRNAGLEIEVGQRPESRPLLTQETQETGTKSIPVEDEDRGLGDSLPNTTSSSQTSLSALPPAVYNEESPRSSPPAPRQTDTVTEPWARDDGPPRRLVPLLGEEESLSKSFDLFDTLDVRYHNKFFRSIGVSDNAIKVAETQHPVDKVYDLLRVWMQKEGLRANINTLLQALLDLDQRYSAEHIASKAVERGYYKYE; this is encoded by the exons GTCCCTATTATCGTTGCTTTGATTCATGTGGGTCATGGAGCGGCAGAGCTTGGGTTTGCAGGAGACCTCCAAAACCGCACAGCAAGACAGCTGAACTGCATGGAGAACCAGGAATACCCTCACATCGGCTTCTGCTGCAAGAACTGTGAAGCTG GCACTTATGTGAAACAAAAGTGTAGCAGTGACCAGGAGAAGGGCATTTGCGCTCCATGTGAGAAGGGCACATATGCCGAACACCCCACAGGCATGGATCAGTGTCTGCAGTGCAGCCAGTGCCACAGAG ATCAGATCGTGGTTGCAGAATGCACCGAAACAAGCAACACCAAGTGTGAATGCAAACCCAGTACCTTCTGCCTGCCGGACGAGCCCTGCGAAGTGTGCAAGAAATGCGCCAA GTGCAAAGCTGATGAGGAAGAAGTGAGCCATTGCACTGCGACATCCAATACGAAGTGCAGGAAGAGAAACTCTCCTCCGACAGAAGGCCCAACGGACAAGCCTTCGGCATCAGATAGCACTGTTACTACAG CGGTTgttatattagttttatttctGCTGATCATACCAATTGTGGTTGGAATGATTTTCTTCTATAAGAGACGTCAACGTCAACTAAGCG ACACTCCTGGTGATTTGAATGATGTGAAGATTTCTATT GATGAGCATCCAAGATCAGAAGAGGAACAAGAAAACAGCCGCAATGCTGGATTAGAGATTGAAGTGGGGCAGCGCCCAGAGTCCCGCCCCTTGTTGACGCAAGAAACGCAGGAAACAGGCACCAAGAGCATACCAGTGGAGGATGAGGACCGGGGATTGGGCGATAGCTTGCCAAACACTACCAGCTCTTCCCAAACCAGTCTATCTGCTCTCCCTCCTGCAGTCTACAATGAGGAATCGCCACGATCGAGTCCCCCAGCCCCGAGACAGACGGACACAGTTACAGAGCCATGGGCACGG gaTGATGGTCCTCCCAGAAGACTTGTTCCTTTACTTG GTGAGGAGGAGTCTCTAAGCAAGAGTTTCGACCTGTTTGACACCCTGGATGTGCGGTACCACAACAAGTTTTTCCGTAGCATCGGCGTGAGCGACAACGCCATCAAGGTGGCCGAAACGCAGCACCCTGTGGACAAAGTCTACGACCTGCTGCGGGTTTGGATGCAAAAAGAGGGCCTGCGGGCAAACATCAACACGTTACTACAGGCTCTGCTAGACCTGGACCAGCGGTATTCAGCAGAACACATCGCCTCCAAGGCTGTTGAACGAGGCTACTACAAATATGAGTGA
- the LOC131528234 gene encoding pyroglutamylated RF-amide peptide receptor, with protein sequence MNLTAHLLDLMLKASNLSRWQFIQEFSIPPLVAVPRLPSALLPVFGLLYVLIFGLAVVGNGAVLVLLCRRKALQSPSTFFICSLALSDLLISIVCVPATLLQHFFTNWLAGDFLCKLIPFLQVTAIATSMLTMTCIAVERFQGILYPLHVRNSYFLCHAFKMLVTVWLVALAIAAPMWFVQKVEVKYDFLFDVHHTCCLEVWPSHKQRRAYTTCLSVLVFLAPLTTMAILYWKIMRELWGKHKVHDVMFQTLPGSEINKITRRKKRAVRMMATVVLLFAACWAPFHLVSLLLDYGQLDLDLDSEFLLVSVVQILGFSNSVCNPLVYAALNTTFKRDLLALLTRGCSGARGCCCSSCSCWSWRSHKRVGISAVESVEPRRGLETTCRQGGIRSWSKPAWEAEPKRPTSNMFPTINLLSAIRPKKTSSTMILSVIDPPHTDSTSGSDRPLTGILGE encoded by the exons ATGAACCTGACTGCCCATCTTCTGGACCTCATGCTGAAGGCTTCCAACCTCTCTCGCTGGCAGTTCATCCAGGAATTCTCCATTCCTCCTCTGGTGGCTGTGCCCAGACTCCCTAGCGCCCTGCTTCCAGTTTTTGGTCTGCTCTACGTGCTCATCTTTGGGCTTGCAGTGGTGGGAAACGGGGCGGTGCTGGTTCTCTTATGTCGCAGGAAGGCTCTACAGTCTCCCAGCACCTTTTTCATTTGCTCTCTGGCACTTAGTGACCTCTTGATATCTATAGTATGTGTTCCTGCCACACTGCTGCAGCACTTCTTCACCAACTGGTTGGCAG GTGATTTCCTGTGCAAGTTAATACCATTCCTACAAGTGACAGCCATCGCAACCAGCATGCTCACCATGACTTGTATTGCTGTAGAGCGTTTCCAGGGAATCCTTTATCCTTTGCATGTCCGGAACAGCTACTTTCTTTGTCATGCCTTCAAGATGCTGG TGACCGTGTGGTTGGTTGCCCTGGCAATCGCGGCTCCCATGTGGTTTGTTCAGAAAGTGGAG GTGAAATATGACTTTCTGTTTGATGTCCACCACACCTGTTGTTTGGAAGTATGGCCAAGCCATAAGCAGAGGAGAGCTTACACTACCTGTCTGTCCGTTCTGGTGTTTCTGGCCCCCTTGACGACCATGGCCATCCTCTACTGGAAGATCATGCGGGAACTCTGGGGAAAGCACAAAGTACACGACGTCATGTTTCAAACACTCCCAGGATCTGAAATCAACAAGATTACCAG GAGGAAGAAGCGTGCGGTAAGAATGATGGCCACCGTGGTGCTGCTCTTTGCCGCCTGCTGGGCGCCTTTCCATCTGGTCTCCCTCCTGCTTGACTACG GTCAGCTGGACCTTGATCTTGACTCCGAGTTTCTCCTAGTCAGCGTGGTTCAGATCCTGGGATTCAGCAACTCTGTGTGTAACCCGCTGGTTTATGCTGCCCTCAACACCACCTTCAAAAGGGACCTGCTGGCTCTGCTCACTCGAGGATGCTCTGGTGCAAGAGGTTGCTGCTGTAGCTCGTGCTCCTGTTGGTCCTGGAGGAGTCACAAACGAGTGGGCATCTCAGCAGTGGAATCAGTGGAACCCAGACGAGGCCTGGAGACAACATGCAGACAGGGAGGGATCAGATCATGGAGCAAACCAGCATGGGAGGCTGAACCAAAAAGGCCTACATCTAACATGTTTCCCACCATAAACCTTCTCAGCGCCATCAGACCCAAAAAGACCTCCAGTACCATGATACTAAGTGTTATCGACCCTCCACACACAGACAGCACGTCTGGATCTGACCGCCCTCTCACAGGCATACTGGGCGAGTGA